The following proteins are co-located in the Candidatus Sulfotelmatobacter sp. genome:
- a CDS encoding tail fiber protein → MDPFVAEIRIFAGNFAPTGWALCNGQLLPISQNTALFSLLGTTYGGNGTSNFALPNLQGCVPIQSGQGPGLSFYDLGESAGVETVTLLPSEMPAHNHALEALDAPGPLSGPAGNVLARSATGSALYAAPPNSPMNAASLDPAGGGQPHNNMQPYLALTYIIAMQGVYPARSAPAAAPDQARNGGSAHE, encoded by the coding sequence ATGGATCCTTTCGTCGCCGAGATCCGCATCTTCGCGGGCAACTTCGCACCCACGGGCTGGGCGCTGTGCAACGGGCAGCTGCTGCCCATCTCACAGAACACCGCGCTGTTCTCACTGCTGGGCACCACGTACGGCGGCAACGGCACCTCGAATTTCGCATTGCCGAATCTTCAGGGCTGCGTACCCATCCAGTCCGGCCAGGGTCCCGGTTTGTCGTTCTACGACCTCGGCGAGAGCGCCGGAGTCGAGACCGTGACGCTGCTCCCGAGTGAGATGCCCGCTCACAATCACGCGCTCGAAGCGTTGGACGCGCCGGGTCCCCTGAGCGGCCCCGCCGGCAACGTGCTGGCGCGATCCGCCACCGGTTCGGCGCTCTACGCCGCGCCCCCGAATTCGCCCATGAATGCTGCTTCGCTCGATCCCGCCGGCGGCGGACAGCCGCACAACAACATGCAGCCCTATCTCGCGCTCACCTACATCATCGCGATGCAGGGCGTGTACCCGGCACGAAGCGCGCCAGCGGCTGCCCCCGATCAGGCCAGGAACGGAGGATCCGCGCATGAGTAG
- a CDS encoding tail fiber protein, with the protein MSSPFVGEIRMFGGNFAPNGWMLCQGQVLPISEYEVLFNLIGTTYGGDGQSTFALPDLRGRAPIHQGPGFFIGQLGGQEVVTLTVAQIPSHSHLERANVNTGDAFGPGGMVPAESKAGLPQYAAAGAVAMHPQAIGQTGGSQPHENRMPFLVVNYIISLYGIFPSQN; encoded by the coding sequence ATGAGTAGTCCGTTCGTCGGCGAGATCCGCATGTTCGGCGGCAACTTCGCGCCCAATGGATGGATGCTCTGCCAGGGACAGGTGCTCCCGATCTCGGAGTACGAAGTGCTGTTCAACCTGATCGGAACCACCTACGGCGGCGACGGCCAGAGCACCTTCGCGTTGCCCGACCTGCGCGGGCGCGCCCCGATTCATCAGGGGCCGGGCTTCTTTATCGGACAACTTGGCGGCCAGGAGGTGGTCACGCTGACCGTCGCGCAGATCCCGTCCCACTCGCACCTCGAGCGCGCGAACGTCAACACCGGGGACGCCTTTGGTCCCGGCGGCATGGTGCCGGCCGAATCCAAGGCCGGGCTTCCTCAATACGCCGCCGCGGGCGCGGTCGCCATGCACCCGCAGGCGATCGGGCAAACCGGGGGCAGTCAGCCACACGAGAATCGGATGCCCTTCCTGGTCGTGAACTACATCATTTCGCTCTACGGCATCTTCCCCAGTCAGAACTAG
- a CDS encoding tail fiber protein gives MATPFLGEIKLISFNYPPRGWAFCNGQLLPINQNQALFSILGNTYGGDGRVNFGLPNLQARTPIHRSSAHSLGESGGEQGHTLALNEMPTHAHSLMGSSATATAVSPAGNVLADTRASNGIEQYRGQPDAAMSPAAVAPTGGGQAHSNLQPYLVLNFVIALQGIFPSQTQPTAPAELQR, from the coding sequence ATGGCGACTCCGTTCCTCGGTGAGATCAAGCTCATCTCGTTCAACTACCCTCCGCGGGGATGGGCGTTCTGCAACGGGCAGCTCCTGCCCATCAACCAGAACCAGGCGTTGTTCTCGATTCTCGGGAACACATACGGGGGCGACGGCCGCGTCAACTTCGGCCTGCCGAACCTTCAGGCGCGGACGCCGATCCACAGGAGCAGCGCGCATTCGCTCGGTGAATCCGGCGGCGAGCAGGGGCACACGCTGGCTTTGAACGAAATGCCGACGCACGCCCACAGTCTGATGGGGTCGAGCGCCACGGCCACCGCGGTGAGCCCCGCCGGCAACGTGCTCGCCGACACGCGCGCCTCGAACGGGATCGAACAGTATCGCGGCCAGCCCGACGCCGCGATGTCGCCGGCCGCGGTGGCGCCGACTGGAGGCGGTCAGGCGCACTCGAATCTCCAGCCCTATCTGGTGCTCAACTTCGTCATCGCGCTGCAGGGCATCTTCCCGAGCCAGACCCAGCCCACCGCGCCTGCGGAGCTCCAGCGATGA